One genomic segment of Amycolatopsis granulosa includes these proteins:
- a CDS encoding ESX secretion-associated protein EspG: MIRVSASAFDILWHDLGHGRVPPPLAVRSVGATEAERAEVRRAVHANLAGRNLLDGDRLDPALESRLATLASAAVYVECEALPDLGAGVPLRAVAAAGGRRGVLAAQPSRTIGLSGIRDTEIVAAVVDLLPGLEPGPGHGVSLPADALSGGEGSRAAARQMAEIHAIRSRPVLGAGQFSVRVRDGARVRRAGGVSWFRTDLGAYLGTVEPGRGGADWVNVVPAGSAKIAARLADLLP; encoded by the coding sequence GTGATCCGGGTTTCGGCGTCCGCCTTCGACATCCTGTGGCACGACCTCGGCCACGGCCGCGTGCCACCGCCGCTGGCGGTGCGCAGCGTCGGCGCGACCGAGGCCGAACGTGCCGAGGTGCGCCGCGCCGTGCACGCGAACCTGGCCGGGCGCAACCTGCTCGACGGTGACCGCCTGGACCCGGCGCTGGAGTCCCGCCTGGCGACGCTCGCCTCGGCCGCCGTCTACGTCGAGTGCGAGGCGCTGCCGGACCTCGGCGCCGGGGTGCCGCTCCGGGCCGTCGCCGCCGCCGGGGGCAGGCGCGGCGTGCTGGCGGCGCAACCGAGCCGCACGATCGGGCTGTCCGGGATCCGGGACACCGAGATCGTCGCCGCGGTCGTTGACCTGCTGCCCGGACTGGAGCCGGGACCGGGCCACGGGGTCAGCCTGCCGGCGGACGCCCTGTCCGGGGGCGAGGGGTCGCGGGCCGCTGCGCGGCAGATGGCGGAGATCCACGCGATCCGGTCCCGGCCCGTGCTCGGAGCGGGCCAGTTCTCGGTCCGGGTGCGCGACGGCGCCCGGGTCCGCCGCGCCGGCGGGGTCAGCTGGTTCCGCACCGACCTGGGTGCGTACCTGGGCACGGTCGAACCGGGGCGCGGGGGAGCGGACTGGGTGAACGTGGTGCCGGCCGGCTCGGCGAAGATCGCCGCGCGGCTGGCCGACCTGCTGCCCTGA
- a CDS encoding DUF3558 family protein translates to MAADRMRAGVLLLAAAALLLTACGRPPSPAQPAAAPPGASSGPPWSPSSPSSPPADPAGPDALKPCELLSAIDRSTAGLTSLGQEKTIGTSRACDWTEAGTFGVTVTLAGDAPLASLQIDKGTGKRVTVGRHQGFRVSDRGAGDGTCAVLLGIGRAGSVQVDVTNSGFTDTPLACRRADTVARLIEPKLP, encoded by the coding sequence GTGGCGGCTGACCGGATGCGCGCCGGGGTCCTCCTGCTCGCCGCGGCGGCGCTGCTGCTCACCGCGTGCGGCCGGCCGCCCTCGCCCGCCCAGCCGGCGGCGGCCCCGCCGGGTGCGTCGAGCGGGCCACCCTGGTCACCGTCGTCACCGTCGTCACCGCCGGCGGACCCGGCCGGGCCGGACGCGCTGAAGCCGTGTGAGCTGCTGTCCGCCATCGACCGGTCCACCGCCGGGCTGACCTCGCTGGGCCAGGAGAAGACGATCGGCACCTCCCGGGCCTGCGACTGGACCGAGGCCGGGACCTTCGGCGTCACGGTCACGCTCGCCGGGGACGCTCCGCTGGCCTCGCTGCAGATCGACAAGGGCACCGGCAAGCGCGTCACCGTCGGGCGGCACCAGGGTTTCCGGGTGTCCGACCGCGGCGCCGGGGACGGCACCTGCGCGGTCCTGCTCGGCATCGGCCGGGCGGGCAGCGTTCAGGTGGACGTGACCAACTCCGGCTTCACCGACACCCCGCTCGCGTGCCGCCGGGCCGACACCGTCGCCCGGCTGATCGAGCCGAAACTGCCGTAG
- the rsmH gene encoding 16S rRNA (cytosine(1402)-N(4))-methyltransferase RsmH translates to MAAEAAHVPVLIERVVELFAPALEGRPAVAVDATTGLGGHSEALLTAFPQLRLIGLDRDPRALELSRARLAKFGDRVELVHAVYDTLPGVLSRLGLSHVDGVLFDLGVSSMQLDSDERGFAYARDAPLDMRMDPTTGPTAADVLNTYEPGELVRVLREYGEERFAQRIVKAIVAERARQPFDRSERLVRLLYDAVPAASRRTGGHPAKRTFQALRIEVNGELEVLRRAVPAALSALAVGGRIVVESYHSLEDRIVKQAFAELAKSRTPPGLPVELPGHGPELKLVTRGAEKAGEAEIEHNPRAASVRLRAAERIKEADA, encoded by the coding sequence GTGGCAGCCGAGGCGGCGCACGTGCCGGTCCTGATCGAGCGCGTGGTGGAGCTGTTCGCCCCCGCCCTCGAGGGCCGTCCCGCCGTCGCGGTCGACGCCACCACCGGCCTCGGCGGGCATTCCGAGGCGCTGCTCACCGCGTTCCCGCAGCTGAGGCTCATCGGCCTGGACCGCGACCCGCGCGCGCTGGAGCTCTCCCGGGCGCGGCTGGCGAAGTTCGGCGACCGGGTGGAGCTCGTGCACGCGGTCTACGACACCCTGCCCGGGGTACTCTCCCGGCTCGGACTGTCCCATGTGGACGGTGTGTTGTTCGACCTCGGCGTGTCCTCGATGCAGCTGGACTCCGACGAGCGCGGGTTCGCCTACGCCCGGGACGCCCCGCTGGACATGCGGATGGACCCCACCACCGGGCCCACCGCGGCCGACGTGCTCAACACCTACGAACCGGGCGAGCTGGTCCGCGTCCTGCGCGAGTACGGCGAGGAACGGTTCGCCCAGCGCATCGTCAAGGCGATCGTCGCGGAGCGCGCCCGGCAGCCGTTCGACCGCAGCGAACGGCTGGTGCGCCTCCTCTACGACGCGGTGCCGGCGGCGAGCCGGCGCACCGGCGGGCATCCGGCCAAGCGCACCTTCCAGGCGCTGCGGATCGAGGTCAACGGCGAACTGGAGGTGCTGCGCCGGGCCGTCCCGGCGGCGCTCTCCGCGCTGGCCGTGGGCGGCCGGATCGTCGTGGAGTCCTACCACTCGCTGGAGGACCGGATCGTGAAGCAGGCGTTCGCGGAGCTGGCGAAGTCCCGTACCCCGCCCGGCCTGCCCGTCGAACTCCCCGGCCACGGGCCGGAACTGAAGCTGGTCACCCGCGGCGCCGAGAAGGCGGGCGAGGCGGAGATCGAACACAACCCCCGGGCGGCCTCGGTCCGCCTCCGGGCGGCCGAACGGATCAAGGAGGCGGACGCATGA
- the mraZ gene encoding division/cell wall cluster transcriptional repressor MraZ encodes MFLGTHTPKLDDKGRLTLPAKFRDALAGGLMVTKGQDHCLFVFPRAEFEQLARKVAEAPFTNEAVRAYQRYLFAGTDEQRPDGQGRIAIAPELRRYAGLNKECVVIGAITRLEIWDAQRWESYLEEHEDSYAKAQEEVLPGVF; translated from the coding sequence GTGTTCCTCGGCACGCACACCCCGAAGCTGGACGACAAGGGGCGGCTCACGCTGCCCGCGAAGTTCCGCGACGCGCTGGCAGGTGGGCTGATGGTCACCAAGGGGCAAGATCACTGCCTCTTCGTCTTCCCGCGTGCCGAGTTCGAGCAGCTGGCCCGCAAGGTCGCGGAGGCGCCCTTCACCAACGAGGCGGTGCGGGCCTACCAGCGGTACCTGTTCGCCGGTACCGACGAGCAGCGTCCGGACGGTCAGGGGCGCATCGCCATCGCGCCCGAGCTGCGGCGTTACGCCGGGCTCAACAAGGAGTGCGTGGTGATCGGCGCGATCACCCGGCTGGAGATCTGGGACGCCCAGCGCTGGGAGTCCTACCTGGAGGAACACGAGGACAGCTACGCGAAGGCCCAGGAAGAGGTCTTGCCGGGCGTCTTCTGA
- a CDS encoding PE-PGRS family protein has protein sequence MDKVPEPTRRYESASHEAMAAEVTDGNDPATAGRIGEQWAGLARSLRESARALAALATQAGAAFEGPAGEALGKTIAKAQSWSGNATELSLTLSGAVVRQAEIAARARDEMPPPVGYDAVAMIRAAATSGDLAALAGLSDAMAQRRAAAEEARQKAIDVLNARDAALRESVPGHFFEPPPELGQR, from the coding sequence GTGGACAAGGTGCCCGAGCCGACCCGGCGCTATGAATCCGCCAGCCACGAGGCGATGGCGGCCGAGGTGACCGACGGCAACGACCCGGCCACGGCCGGCCGGATCGGTGAGCAGTGGGCGGGGCTGGCCCGGAGCCTGCGCGAGTCGGCGCGGGCGCTGGCCGCCCTCGCCACCCAGGCCGGGGCGGCGTTCGAGGGGCCCGCGGGTGAGGCGCTGGGCAAGACGATCGCGAAGGCGCAGAGCTGGTCCGGGAACGCCACCGAATTGTCACTGACGCTGTCCGGCGCGGTGGTCCGCCAGGCCGAGATCGCCGCGCGCGCCCGCGACGAGATGCCGCCGCCGGTCGGGTACGACGCCGTCGCGATGATCCGGGCGGCCGCCACGAGCGGGGATCTCGCCGCGCTCGCCGGGCTGTCGGACGCGATGGCGCAGCGCCGCGCCGCCGCGGAAGAGGCGCGCCAGAAGGCCATCGACGTGCTCAACGCCCGGGACGCGGCGCTGCGCGAGTCCGTGCCCGGGCACTTCTTCGAGCCCCCGCCGGAGCTGGGGCAGCGGTGA